From the genome of Platichthys flesus chromosome 10, fPlaFle2.1, whole genome shotgun sequence:
CCAATTTAAATCCATCTTCATTTTTTGATTAAATATACTTGATAAACTATATTATATAGCATTAATCAGTGAGGTTATTTTGGATAATTGCAGAAAGAAGTAGTTTTCTCTTATTGATGAAATCACTTAAATCACTGTTGTGGCTTTGTTTTGTGATTCTGCGGCATCTTTTCTCACCACAGCCGTAACACACGGGCCAAACCATAACCTCATACAGAAGACTGTGTTTACAGTGGGGCTGAGTTAAAATTGAGCTTACTGCTGCTCTACTTCTTCCGAAAGATCTCATTtactttgttctttttgttcCTGGAATACTTACTCTGAATATCTTTTGCTTGAAGTCTGTGGTGTGAAacttagttgtgtgtttgtgttgttgtgtgtttagttCCAGCGCTCTTCTACAGCACATCACAGCCATGTTGGAGTGCAGCGTGTCGGCCGTGGTCACACTGCTGGTCACCGATCCGGTGGGAATACTCAGTATCCGCTCCTGTGGTGTCCAGATGCTGTCAGACTGGTACACCATGCTATACAACCCCAGCCCAGACTACATCAACACCATACACTGCACCCAGGAGGCTGTCTACCCACTGTAAGTGCTGATTCTGggttgctttaaaaaacgtgTTTATGATGCATTTGAAAACAGACAATGGAACATATAAACAAATAGATGGCAGCAAGGAGAAGTCTTTGAAACAGTATTTACATGTTGCCAAGTAAATTAACCCTCTAAATCTGATGACTCTCATGCTGGCCGCAGGAGATTGTTGTTGTCATATTGTTCGCTTGTGATGACGTCATTACGTTACGTTATGTACTGTGATAATTGTTGTTACCATGGGCGGTGGTGCCAGGGAATTTCTGTCATCTGCCTGTCGGGAATCATAATAACACATGATTTATAGATAGTTCTTcttgcagtttttttaaataatttggtggaacatttttgttcatttatttaaacaaagtaCGAACTCTGTGGCAGACTATAGAGCTTATAAACGTAGCCACTCAAGTCAAAGTATTTTATACCTTTAACAACATCTTGCAGGATATGTATCTTGTTTGTCCTGTATTGTGTGACATGTATGTTATACCAATAATCAACTTATAATTGATAATTCAGGGGAAACTCAGTGTTGTCACCAACTTTGGCAGCATCAGCATCTTTTGAGACCATAACATAACTTTGTGTAATTACTGCTTTCTGGTTTTCTGTCCCCAGTTACACTATTGTGTTGATCTACTATGCATTCTGCCTGGttctgatgatgctgctgcgccctctgctggtgaagAAGATAGCTTGTGGTCTGGGTAAATCTGACCGCTTCAAAAGCATCTACGCTGCTCTCTACTTCTTCCCCATCCTGACAGTGCTACAGGCCGTAGGAGGAGGGCTACTCTGTGAGTTAATATTTCAGCCTGAACTACAGTTGGAGAGTTGTCATTTTTCATGTGCTTGGGACCATTACACAGCTGTTAAAAAATTGCAGGTTATGGTGTTATTTATTGTCATGCACTGGTCGGTTTTGAGATTTTGGGTTATTTTGCTTAAAATATCTCAATCAGACCAGTGATAGAAAACATGTTAGGTTGTCTTTTATTTCAATTTGCCTATTTGCATGTTTAGATTTAACTCTATATACAATACATGCATTATCTTAAAGGTGGTTTTCTCGAAATAAGTTTGTTGTTACGCTCTGAGAATGTGTAATAGAACTAAATATTTGTGTTGTAAGTGATCAACTGGAAGTTTGGGGATATCTATTTGCAAAAAATTTGAAACCCTTGCACATGTATTGTCTCACCTAAAATAATAACTAGTTGTGTAGGttgacgtttgtgtgtgtttttttcagattaTGCGTTTCCTTACATCATGCTGGTGCTGTCTCTGGTTACACTCGCTGTTTACATGTCTGCCACTGAGATACAGGTAACAACAATCACTGCACATGCATGTTAGTCATATGTAGTAGTCATATCTTACTCGTATGCAGTAACATTTAAAGTGTCGCCACACCTTTAAATTGAACTGAAAGTTTGTGCCTCCTCTAAAGTGGGCTTTCTGTGTTAGTCTGCTAGCCACAAcgtctgtttcctttttttcaagACCTAAAACGTTATTTTTGTGTATCAGTGGTAGAAGTGGACTTTCACAGTCTGTGTAATTGAACACTGCACACAACTTCAAGTGAAATCTAACGTCACAGATCTCAGTTAGTCAACGCTCTAAAGACGCTGAGCAACAGACACTTGTTAAATTTCCGGTGTAATTAGTAACAAGTTCTCACAAGTTTAATACCTGTGGGAAGATTTCAACACCGTGGCATCCTTACTCTCAAGCATAGGTGCTTATACTTAATACTGGAGTGAGTGAGACTTTTCAGTACAAATACGTCtggcattttatttaatttacttttgtgTCACTGCATCATATTATTTCTCATTAAACATTGTTAAAGTTTCTGACTTTCTAAATTCTAGGCCTTACAAACACTGTCAGACTCATAGAGCACTTGATGAGTGTCTATTGGAAGCTGATCTCAGTGTTTTTGGTCCTAACCTCTTTCCTCTGTTCATCCCCCATCACAGTCTTTCAAACACCTGGTTGCTAAGAAGAAGCGTCTGGTCGTCTTGTTCAGCCACTGGCTGCTCCACGCGTATGGCATCATCTCCATCTCCCGACTGGACAAGCTGGAGCAGGACCTGCCGCTGTTGGCCCTGGTGCCCGGCCCCGCCCTGTTTTACATCCTCACGGCAAAGTTCACCGAGCCCAGCCGCATCCTCTCTGAGGGCGGCAACGGCCACTGAGCTGCGGCCATTAGAAGTCTGATAGAAATGGCAgacatcagtgtgtttgtcattaTTAATCCAGTGTGTTTTAATTGTCTCATTTAGTTTTACAAATGAAATCTATTCCGTGTAGAATGATTGAGACTGCAAATGCTCCCAGTGGAGAAGCAGCAACCAGTCACCATTTATAGTTGAACTTTGTTGAAGAGCAGAAAACTTGATTTATTATCAAGTTCACGTCCTGTTTTCTCACTCACATGTCTTATATCCGTCTGACATCATCCCAAAGTGTCCTGAGAGGTGGTTTTTTTTAGCACTTTATTCAATGTTGtacatattttttgtaaaaCACAGTACATCTAAATGTAGAGTGAAGGTGGCCTTGTATCTCAGACCTCCTCTAGGCCTCATGTATATACCAAAGTGCAATAGAAGTTTGCCTCAGCCAGGAAACACTGAGTCTCATTGAACCATCACATTATGGTGACAGAGCTGAGCATCTTTTCCTCTCATAACAACATCCCTGAACATCTTTGAAAAGTCCTCCATTActcttcaaatgaaaatgacatGATAGTGCTTGATTTGCACAAGACAAATGTATAAAGGTTGTTTTTCTAGACTAATGTTACTTTGCTTAGTTTGAATTGACTGTATAATTTATCAGTTTGTCTTGATCAAAACAAGCCCATTAAGAAGTCTGGACAGAAATAGAAATTGATACATTCCAGCTTCAGAGGGCTGTGATTGGACTATAAAAGGAGCTGAGCCCCACCCTCGGTCTTACAAGTGGAAGAAGCTGCTGGACCATAAATGACAGCGATATGTTAGAAATCGGTTAAGTTCTTTTGCTCAGGTGCTGCGAAAAGACTTGGCTGCAGCAGACtcttataataaaacaaaccctGAGGTCACTTAAGAGTAGTAGGAGCTACAtcttagtgttttttttttcaaagcttgTTAGGGATGTATTTAATGAACAAACATTACAAAGTTCAAGAGGCACACACTTCTGTTAGTTGAGGGGGGTTGTATTTAAGTGAACTTGGTTGTAGCTGTGTATAGAAGCACCtgcctgtgtttctgtgtttactttGTCCTTTTGTACTGAACCAAGCTGTGATTCTTCAAATGGTCTTCATTGGGTTGAAGTTGAAGCTGCTTAtgttgtgtatatgtatatgattGTAAATATGAGTGCTTGTAATTATCAGTATATTTGTGTTCAGTGGGATCTGCTTCATGCACACAAGCACCATTTGCAAAGAAATGTTTGGCGGTAATAATAAAGTCAGAATTTTCACTGACAACATGTCTGTTGAGTGAACCCTGTACTCAGGGACTTATGACTCACCTTTATGACTCTCATAAACACATACCCTCTGTCAGGGAGGTGTTTATTCACATCAGACTGGAGACATGTCTCCTGCAAATCTAATCCAGCTCCATTCAACACAATACGAAGAGCACACATGTTGCGGCAAGAAAAACCATGTGCCCATTAAACTTAGTCATTCAAATAGCGGCATGGTGGAGTTCAttcaaatataatacaaattaagTTTACTTGTACATATTCACAAACCACAGTTTTCCTTATATGGCTTATCATTCAGtgcaaggtgcaacatccttaACCCTTGATTAGGGCGAAGAACGACTACCAAAGAACCAAGGGGGAGGAAAGGCAGAGCCCTCAGGGAGAGTCACGTGAGcaatccctctcccaggacagacacaagtgCCTGTCAGTGTTTTATTACAATTGACAAACGGCTAGTTATGAAAGCAGCATGGCTGTGGGAACGGCCTTGGATCACATGACTCTATGCAATATGCAATAATCACACAGTGACACCCAAAGAACATTTTTAGGAACGCTCACTTTTAATCATACAAAGTGCAAAACACTTAAATTCCACATTTCTTTAGCACATTAAACTCTCAATACAGATGCCttataaacaaataattatgataaaaataatgatttttctAGGTAGGGCAGATGCAGCATGAGCGAGTAGTAATGCTTCCCCCATGCTCAGCAGTTACATTTAGAATCAGTGAGATGACTACAGTGTGTGATCACTTCACATGGACGCCTGGACATTTTAAGATGTTAACacaatatacaaaaacaacagaagagtGAAATGTGATTAACGGTAAAAAAAACTACCTGAGACTATCATTACAATTAAAGGTCCAACCCTACTAACATCCAGCTCCATGTGTTCCCACACTGTTACATATTTAATGTCCTTGTTTCACAATTCATCTACATTCGTACTCAGCCATTAATAGTGAACAGTTTTGGGGAGAAATGATGTGTCAAATATTTTTAAGATATGCTTAATGTGAATGCATTTAATCTGCGCAGAGCAGTAAAGTGTTGACTCCTCGTGGTGACTTCAGCAGATCTTGTTGAGGGAACTTGTGCACTTGCTTATGGCTCATAAACAATAGTTGTCATGTTAGCAACTCTGGAGGCAAGCATGACTTAAAGAACAATCATCCATCCAGCAACACGTCCCACAGAACACTAAACATTTGGGTTGGTCTTTCTGTGACTGGATGTTGGAGAGGAGGCTCAGACTGATTGTCAAACTCTAGATTCAGGAGGAACAGTTCACATTCCATCCTGACCGTTGAACACTTGACCAGCTCTTTACCCTTTAGGAGTGCTAAGGGGATTATGGGAGTTTGATCATCCAGACAACATGTGTTTGGTAAACTTGCAGGAGGCAAGTTTACGGCCGTGTAACCCAGGTGACCCTGTGGGGGGCACTGCAGGAGTCTGGGCTTGACGGTAAATGTCTCTTCTAGTCCATTCAGACCACTCAGAGGACTTAACTCATTGAGCTACATTCAcctactgacacacacattcatgcagtaaATCTATACTTATTCATCCCACAACCACATTGATGGCAATTTGAGGTTCATCATCTTGCCCAGGGCATTTGAAAAGGCATTCAGGGTTCTATTCTCATGGAAAAGAAtgcatttagtttttattcaaaTCCATTTCTGTTTGCTTAATTGCAGGAAATATTGTCACTGCGCCAGGCTCATGGTTCCAAAGGTGTGCATTTATAGTCTCTTAAAGGCATAGTTCACCTAAAAGacctgcaacgctgtttacccctgaaaatCCAAAAGGGTTTTGGGTAAACTACTCTTTTAAGAAATGGGTGTGTTTTGGGAGGAATATTCAACAAACCAATTAGAGCACCCGCTCCCAATCCCTTTATAGGCCAGGTGAGCTGGCTCCTTGATGGATTCATATTATGATGGTGAACATTTCTCTGCAGATAAAAGAGATCATGCATATGCGTGggtatgcgtgtgtttgtgtgtgtgtgggtatgtgtgtgtgtgtgcaacaagcTGAATGTGCACTAGTTGTGCATCTGCTTTTGTAAAAGCCTATCCCTCTCTGATAATGAgcattcaaataaaagtgaaattcTGCACCACTGTCTCTTCCCACTGCCTCAAGATATCATGCACCAAAAATGACCACACCTCATTTTAAGACCAGCACACCCATGGGTGCTTGAATGGTGGTGAGCACATTTGCATTTCACTCAGCACTGCCCTGTTCCAGGTAGTTAGGGCCCTTAGAGTTAATCCCCCTTAAATAAAGCAGACTGATAGGTCGAGTTAACCTAAATGTCATGCAGActaaaaaaacatattgcatATACACAGCATTTTGCAATGTAACCATAGCCCTAAGAAACATCCAGGGTGATATGCTTATCTTGACATCATCAGTTTATCTGACCAGCTCGATGCAAACATTAACACTGTAAAGTCCCTCAGCTGAACACTAGTGAGACTAACTGGAAGACAAAGCAAACTGTACGTTAATGTAAGTTTTACCCAGTATAAAAATGTACTCTGTCAATCCACAGAATTTTTTGATCTGTTGTTGAACACATTTCCAAAACAAATCTCAGTTTTAAGTTTGATCCATTTTACCAATTTCAAACCTTTCCATGACTTTGAGAAAGGCCTATTTACATTCTTCACACTTCTGCCTACTCCCTTGAGAAGACTTCTGCTTGTATCTATTTGACATGTGCAGTTTCAGGGCAATAAGAATAGTTCCACTTTTCCATTCATCAGAATACACTGTGCATACATAGCACAAGTAAGATTGGACCACAGGCCAATTATTTCTTCCCCAGTGATTGCTGGGCCAGAAGATATTCAAAAGTTATTTCAAGAGATGACTTTGTGACAGACTGTTAGAGAGCGCTTGGAGAACGCAGTAAACCATTTACAGCAAAAAAGGTTTCGCAAGAACATATTATGCATTCTGTGTCAGCTTACTTCCAGACACCGTTTCTGACGCTTAGTGATTGAAGTCATATTACTGCTGTGCCTGCACGCCACATTCACAGTGTAtgacagaaaagagtgagacTCCACACAGATGTGTGCAGCTTGATCTCCTGAGCACAGGCACTCTTGGCCTCTgactcaaacagaaacaaagcatTTCCCCCCAATGTGTTTCCGTTCCTTTAAATCACAGGATCGATACCATTATGTCACgtcagcagcggcagcaggacAGCTCGCCTGCTTTCTACTGAGGCTGGAGACGCTCCAGACGAGACAATCCTGAAGAATCCTGACTCAACAAGCTTTACAGTATTTCCAGAAAGCAGCTaaggtctgtctgtctctatcacTACAGAGCAGTATAGCCCtctccacagcccccccccctaaaaaccATAGAGCCACCTAATATTCCGTCATGACATCCATTGCTATTACAGTCCTGCATGTGTAAGTATTAACCAAAGAAAACAGCAGCCTATCATCGGCTCTCATTACTTCTGGAtgtagatgatgatgatgcacagAGTTCCCACCAGTCCCAGGGCCTGAATACCCAGgaaccagagcagcagccagAAGAACACAATCAATACCGGCTCCACTATCTTGTCTCCAAAGTACATCTGGCTGAAGCCCATCGCTCGCAGGCACTTGTTGAGCATCCCAAACAAAGTCCCCATCCGCTCACAGTCATCCAGCAGAGGCTCTCTGGTGGTGGGGTCTTCCACATGGGGCCACCCGGCACTGGGATCATTGGGTGGTCCAGGTTGGGTCTCGCTGCCATCGGCCTGTGGTGACAAAGTTACAGATATGAACAGAGCTGCTCCTTCACACTGTAACTCCTTTAGACCAGATGTTTTCCCTCTGCTCATAGGACTTTATTTCCCCCACAAGTAAAAAATAACCAACTTTGCATCAGAATGAATCATGTTAAGAGAATTTGAAGCTAAATTCCTCTTTAGATTCGGGGGGGcacttctttatttatatttactcatCAGTTTAAATTTGAATGGGTTATTGGGATTGTGACTACTTTGAGTCTCAAATAGGTGCTAGCTTTCAGTAGGGAGTAAAATTCTAATGCTATGTCACTGTCCCATGAAAAATAAGTGTCCGTTGACAGGAAATATCTTCTCAAATCCTACTCTGACGCATTGCACTTGCAGCTTTCTCAACAACGAATATCACCACAAACAAAAATCGTCATCCCACATCAATCTGAAACTCTTACAGGAAAAGGAGTTTAAATTTATAAACTAAAACTTTGAAGTTTCATTTCAGGGAAGGCAAACTCACATGAATTACTCTTATGTCAAATAGAGTGACGGTGATTTTAATCATACGTTATATCATACATGTCATGAGTCCCGATACAATTTGCTTAATGGTTGGCCAATGACAAGTAAAGAAAGTATAAGTCAGATGATTCCAAAAAAGATTCTCGAGTTGCACCAAATCAGTCAAAAGttaacaaatacatttccagCCAAGATCTGGATGTTGCTTGGTGTAAATCTGAACTTCTATTATGGTCACATTGGGgacatgacctttgacctccatgGGTCATTAAAGCTCTAGTCCTGGTGGAAAGGAGTCAGTGTTGACCTTTAACATTCGCCTGTCAACAGACTGAAGCTGATGAAATACTCTCTGTGAGCTTCCCACTGACTTTGTTCAGATTCTCTCTGAGCTCATGATGAGAATCTGTCACATGATGTTTTCCCTTGTTATGATGAACATGTCAGAGTTAGCACTGAGACAGCAGCTCATCTTAAGCTGCTGAGCTGCCCTATAACCAAACACACGCCCAACAGACCAGGAAATGATAAGTTCATTACATGAAAAGTAGTTTTCCCTTCACGTGGAGTTAACTACTGTATGACATTGTGTGTATTAAACCAGACAGCTCTTATTTACCGAGGAGGAACTTACATGAGTCTCATAAACATCCCGATTTCTATATTTGATCATGTTAACGATGTATGTGCACGAGTCACGTTCTTTAAGTGCTGTGCCGCTTGTTTTAGAacctttgtttatttaaaagtcaGATTTCTGAATGGAGCTTGGCTGATGCGCTGGTGTTGCTAGTTTTAACAGGAGCTTCACTGGAATGATGAGAAGCACGATCACAGATCGTCTGTGAGCGGAGCTACGACACAGCGCGACCCCCGTGACACCTGCTCCCCAAGGTCCCACGGTAGGACGACACGGTTAGCATGAGATCCGCTGAGGAGCTGCTTTACCCGGTGACGCTGGAGGTGTGGGGCGGTCTGTCGTGGAGCAGCGTGTCCGCCTCCTCTCCGGTTCAGCGCCGGGGGCTCCTCACGTCCATGTCGGTTAAAAACATGCCGGTCTGTGACAGGCGGTGCAGCGGACATTTTCCACTGCGGTAGAGCCAGGCTTCACTCCGGAACACAGGCAGGGCCAGTCAGCTTTATTTAGCGCTGCTTGTCTCTACTGAGCATTACGGTAAGGCTGAAGaacagatttcaaaataaaaccaacttCCGTCGGACGTGACTTCCCCACCCTGTTATTCATCAAGTTTGTCCGTCAgccaaaaacaactaaatgaaGAATATGCGTAAATATACAAAATTTGAAATATCACTTAAAAAATACCAGCCACTGTATATCCGTTCAAATTGAGATCCAGAGTAATTGATCTAAATCGATATAGAGCGACTTGCTCACCGATCActacaatatatttattaaaccATTTGACTGTTGAGCAGACTGTCGTTTTCTTTTTCCTAGTGCCTGATATGAAAATAACTTGTGTCAGCCATGGATGATGTCAGCAATGATGAATTCTACGGGGAGCTTCAGCGCTTCCTTATTTGATCTTATAGGATAAACTGGACTCTACtttatagctgctttcagacaggcagTTAACGCTCCAGTTTCCGTATTTACTCGAGAGGATGAAAGAATCAAAAAAAtccataaatataaaatgtacttACTCGCAGCCACATCTGTCCAGTCAACAGTAACGTTGAAGAAGAAGCACATTGAGCTTACAGTTCACATCATTGCAACAAAATACAACATCAAAAACATGATGTTTCTCCTTGACACATTCCTTGACCCCATGACATTTCCATCCAGGTCAAAGAATAGCGCAACAGAGCATTAATCCGGCCTACGGTATTGTGCTAcagttatatattgttgttatcAGTCCAGTGTCCAGTGACAATACTACATGTATTATTCCTGTTGGCAATTCTATATTGCtaatatgtgtttgttattattttgttccAGCTGAGTCGTTTGTAAGTGTCTCTCATTATCATATATCAagtaacaaaaaacacaattagtCCACAGTCTGGTTTATTGCAGATGTCCTTCAGTTTCAATTTGGAGGATTTCCAGCGAGATCCAGTGaagaatttaatttgttttctacTTCTTTTCCCACTCCATCTTCTTTCTGTGGATGTCTTTCTATCAGGTCTTCATTCCATAACAATTCTTCTACTGTTTATGATTTGATGTGTGGgattttatgttgtgttttaattcttgacattgctgtttttatttgtttagtaaTCCGTGTTTGGCAAAATGATTCACTATTCAATGTCTAGTAGGAGTTGGTATCCTCAACAACTGTACCTGTGATTTCATGATTGTCTGTCTTACCTTTTCAAAGTCACAACACATACAACATATTACCCATATCAGCCTATAAGGTAATGATCTCTCAAAATGACATTATTGGTCAGTTTCTAGGAATTAAATTCAGTtctatttgtatagcgccaTATCACAACATTCATTATGTGTAGGCCCTTTACATAATAAGATGGAGACCTTCCAAAATTATAGAGAATCCCAACAGTTCCAGTAATGAGCATGCACAGAGAAACGTATTAACGAAAAAcgtacatacatttatttaacgcCAGTAAAATTATGAATGTAGGGCTTCTATGCTTTTAAAGTGTGAATTTCTTACACTATGGACTAATGACTGTTTTATTCCTTATATTAAAATCAGTGTTAACTTTCAGCACTATATAACAATATTCAACAGGGTAAAGATGTGGAATAGTCTTCAGGACTCTACAGAGTGATGGTGTTAACATTTTCCCGGATGCCTTAAATGCTTGGTCAGGCCCTGATGTTgtgatttcttcttctgacaGTGAGGCGTGGGATTAAATGCCGCATGTACACAGAGTAATCCCAGCTAATCTGGGATTCTATTTCACTCTGCACCCTGGTTACAATCTCAGACTGAGGAGTACTGGGAATATGGAGAAACAAATGGCCTTCCCGAGAACGGGGCTCGTCTGTTGAAAGATGTATCTGCTGCTCCTTGCTCACATCTTGCAGTCGTCTCTGTTGGCAGTCCACTCGTGCCCGGCTTTTTGTGCGTGCACGCTTGGGAGCAGTGGAACAACACAGCTCAGGTTGAGTGAGGCTGACTTCAttcttatctgtgtgtgtgtgtgtgttcgtgtttaAGTGATTTGTCTCTCCATGAATAGAACTCAGCCTGTTATTTTCTTATCTTAATAATATGACCAAGGCTCCATTTGAGCCAACGCTACAGTGCTAATGCAACAAATGTTATAAACTTCATCAAATGTTTGCAAATCATTGAATAGCATCctgcatgaaaaaaataattgtcaTTGTACAGTCCATCATGTACATAGTAGTTTACATTCCGTAAAAAAGTGGTTAATATGAACAGGAACAGGACTGCAGTCATCTTATCAAAACTAAATCGGGTGTACGTTAACAGCAAAGAATCAATGCTATAAAAATGCCACATACAGTGAATCTCATTTTCTTGCTTTTGGATTTAATATGATCTGAAAGCAAAAAGATTCTATTAATTAAGAGATCTTGACTTCCAGAAGACCATCTTTATGTATGGAGGATGTTAGGTGCCATCGGTGCTTAATTGtaataaatgaaacatttatgaGTTAAATGACATGTgacaaatatgtgtttttaattgaatttcaaGAGTATTTTCTGAAGTCAAATAGAAATTTGTATTCATTCttaaggaaaagaaaacatttaaatcccataattttattttatcatcaaaTTATAAACTACccacatattttatcattattattttttgataaaatatgtgtgtattaatgcaaatcaaataattaatcTATACCatgaaatataacattttttaatataaaatacactttggtttttgtttatattttagttATTAAAGGTACCATGTCAATTACTGGTAGTAATAATGTGGAAACTAGACAGAGGCACTGGAATAATTGGTTTTGATTAGATAATTTATTCAATAATGAATTTTACATTGTTTAATTATcattcatttataaataaataatgaaaaaaattccTTTCCAATGTCTTTATTCTGTAATTAAACtatacatgtttaaataaattacaatgtGACTAATCTAAACAAAATCTACTTTAGCTTTTTGCTTGAATATGCGCAGACGTTCATTTCTTATTAAAAGtaatctttctctttctttctgtcaccTAAATAGTAGCAAAGCGGTAGTGGAAGCTGAAGTTTGTCCCTCAGTAAATGATGTGCCTGTAAATGTTTTATGAGATGCTCTTACTGTAGAGCCTCTACTATTATGAAACACTCCAAAACCCATATAACAGGAGCAATATGCCAATAAAATGGGAAGGAGGACTGATAATTTAATTACGAATGTTATTGTGAGAGCTGCACTCAGCAATGTAAGgcctataaaaaaaattgtggttAGAAAACTACctacaaatgtgtgtttaaaatgttacagGAATTTATCGTCATGTATACAGTGAAAAACTATaatttcagaaaataaacaaagataaGGATGGGTGaataatatgtttgttttcaacaGCAGGTTGGTGCAGTGCAGTGACCCTGGAATCTTATCCATTCCCATCAATGTCCCAGCTGACACAGTCAAATTGCGTCTAGAGAAGACCTTGATCTCCAGGGTGCCCCGGGCAGCCTTCTACAACCTGTCAGAGCTGCAGTTCTTGGGGCTGGTCTACAACTTCATTACATCCGTACACCCGAGCAGCTTTGTCAACCTCAAGGCCCTGCGAGAGCTGCGCCTAGATGGGAACCTCCTGTCATCCTTCCCCTGGGAGGGTCTCAGGGACATGCCACAACTCCAAACTCTTGGACTCCACAACAACCATCTGTCCAGTCTGCCTGCCCACGCTGTGCTCTTCCTCCCCAACATCACCTACCTCGACCTGTCCAGCAACAGGTGGGTCCACAGGCTGCATGGAGCCAGCCTGACGTAAGGAACTACAGAGCAGTCAGTCACGTTCAGTAGATGTGTTCaactttcctttccttcctttccttcccaTTTTGTCTCTCCATGTGCTTTTATTTCTCCTTACATTTGCTTAATTTTCTTTCATGTATTTCTTATCATCTTTCCATTTCTTATAAAATCTATCCTGTAA
Proteins encoded in this window:
- the fam241a gene encoding uncharacterized protein FAM241A; amino-acid sequence: MSAAPPVTDRHVFNRHGREEPPALNRRGGGHAAPRQTAPHLQRHRADGSETQPGPPNDPSAGWPHVEDPTTREPLLDDCERMGTLFGMLNKCLRAMGFSQMYFGDKIVEPVLIVFFWLLLWFLGIQALGLVGTLCIIIIYIQK
- the jkamp gene encoding JNK1/MAPK8-associated membrane protein, which produces MSVFMSSTCPGLYCGRMTVNGSVEGECGVCPRGERSNLQKVCERCAESPDLYDWLYLGFMAMLPLVLHWFFIEWYSGKKSSSALLQHITAMLECSVSAVVTLLVTDPVGILSIRSCGVQMLSDWYTMLYNPSPDYINTIHCTQEAVYPLYTIVLIYYAFCLVLMMLLRPLLVKKIACGLGKSDRFKSIYAALYFFPILTVLQAVGGGLLYYAFPYIMLVLSLVTLAVYMSATEIQSFKHLVAKKKRLVVLFSHWLLHAYGIISISRLDKLEQDLPLLALVPGPALFYILTAKFTEPSRILSEGGNGH